The region CGGTCTTCAGCGACGACTTGACCGACTTGTTACGCAGCCGGCGCTTCTCGTTCTGCCGGTTGCGCTTGATCTGGGACTTGATGTTCGCCACGCGACAGCCTCGTCTTGATAGCTCGGGTTGGTCTAGTTGACGCGCAGGCAACAACAAGGCGTCACCACTACGCGAAGAGTCAGGTTACCAGGTCACCGAGGCCAGGCCAAAAGCGCGCCATCACCATGCCCCCGCGGCCACTGCCCGCTTGCTCTGTGAGCCGGCTCGGCCAGTGCCCGCCCGCCGGCTCACCAGCCTGCTCAACCAGCCTGCTCAGCGCCAGCCCTGCCGACGTGCCAACCAGGCCAGTGCCATCTCCCCGCTCCACTGTTCGTGCGTTCGTACGTGCGGGGAGGCCCCGGTAGGCCCGGACGCTGCCCGGCACAACCAGTATCCGGACATAGCCGCGAGCGTGGCATCCAGGGCGTGGGGTGGCGCCTCGGCTGCGGCGGGATGCGTGGCGAAGAACCGGTCGGCGTCCAGGCCACTCGCGTACGCGGTGACGAGCAGACCCGCCACGTCGAACCAGGCGGGCCCGAAACACACCCAGTTCCAGTCGCAGAACCAGGCGTCTCCGACCCGATCGATGAGTACGTTGTCCAGCCGCAGGTCGTTGTGGATGACTGTGCCGGTCGCGGCGTATCCGGGGAGCAGTGCCTCCAGGCGTACCAGCTCCGGCAGCCGGTCCAGGGTGCCGGCCGATACGGCGGGCACCGGTTCCCGGCCAGCGGCGATCTCCCGCCACCAGGACAGGTCGGTGTGGGCGACCCCGGCCAGCCCGGACAGGCCGAGGGCGACCAGTTCGGCGGGAGGCTCACGGAGCGCGTCGGCAACCGTGGCGTACGCCGTGAGGGTGGCGTCCAACTCGGCGGGCACCCAGGGCAGTGTGGGCATCCGACCGCCGTCGACGGCGTCGAGGCAGATGACGAAGTGATCTGCTGTGGTGAGTGTCCATCGGGGGCGGGGCACCCGGAGCCGTGGTGGAAGGACGGCGGTGACGGCGGCCTCCCGGGCGTACCAGTGGCAGAGGTCCGGCTGGCCGATCAGGGACGCGGCCTTGACGAAGACCGGCTCCCCAGCGGCCGTGTCGAGTACGGCGGCGAAGCCCCGGGTGAAGCCACCACCGGCGGTACGGGCACCGGTGACCGGGCTGCCCAACCGATCCTCGATCGTCGCGCGCAGATCCGGTGGCAGGTCGGCCCAGTCGGGCCGGATCGCGGTCCGGTCGTACGGGACGGCCGGTAGCGGGAGCGCGGACATCTCCCCATCCTGCCTGGCGCGAAATCCGTTGGCATCCGGTCGGGCGCGGCGCGGCTTGGCTGGTGGCGATCTGTCAGACTGCCCCGTTATGCGGACGGACGACTTCTGGACCTTGATCGACCAGGCCCGGACCGGTGCCGACGGGGACGTCGAGGCGATTGCTGCCCGGGCGACGGAGCTGTTGGCCGCCCGGGACGTCGCCGACATCGTCGGATACGCCCGGCACCAGCGCCGGGTGCTGGCCGCCTCCTACCTGGTGGATCTGTGGGGGGCGGCGTACCTGATCAACGGTGGCTGCTCCGACGACTGGTTCGACTACTTCCGGGGGTGGTTGATCGCCCAGGGGCGGAGCGTGTTCGCCCGGGCGGTGGCCGAGCCCGACTCGCTGGCCGAGCTGCCGGTGGTTCGGCAGGCGGCGGTGACGGGTGAGGACTTCGCGTCGCAGGAGATGCTAGGCGTCGCCACCCGGGCCTATCGCAAGGCGACGGCCACGGAGTTGCCGCCCGACCCGGACGCGGTGCCGTACCCCCCGGAGATCGGCGAATTCTGGGACTTCGACGACGAGGGTTCGGCACGGCGGCAACTTCCTCGGCTGGCGGCTCTGTTCCTGGATCCGCCAGCGGAGTGAGCTACCGGAGGAGTGAGGGTGCCGGCGGAGTGAGGGTGCCGGCGGAACGATCCGCCGGAGGAGTGATCCGCCCCCGCTCCCGGGGACGTGGGAGCATAGAGGCGGTCGGCATCCCGCCGATCGTTGCCCGTCCTCCTCAGTCGATCAGAACGGACCGCTGTGCCACCGACGCTCGACCCCGGCGCGAACGCTCCTGGTGCCACCGACCCTGGCCGCATCCGGAACTTCTGCATCATCGCCCACATCGACCACGGTAAGTCGACCCTGGCCGACCGGATGTTGCAGCTCACCGGTGTGGTCGATCCCCGGCAGATGCGCGCGCAGTATCTCGACCGGATGGACATCGAGCGGGAGCGCGGCATCACGATCAAGAGTCAGGCGGTCCGCATGCCGTGGACCGTACGGGAGGGCGCCCAGCAGGGCGAACACGCCGTCCTGAACATGATCGACACCCCGGGACACGTGGACTTCACCTACGAGGTGTCCCGCTCGCTGGCCGCCTGTGAGGGTGCGGTGCTACTGGTCGACGCGGCGCAGGGGATCGAGGCCCAGACACTGGCCAACCTCTACCTGGCGCTGGAGAACGACCTGCACGTCATTCCGGTGCTCAACAAGATCGACCTGCCGGCGGCGCAGCCGGACAAGTACGCCGAGGAGTTGGCCCATCTGATCGGCGGCGACCCGAGCGACTGCATCCGGGTCTCCGGCAAGACCGGTGAGGGCGTGCCGTACCTGCTCGACGAGATCGTGCGGCAGTTCAAGCCGCCGGTCGGGGACGCGCCGGCCCCGGCCCGCGCGATGATCTTCGACTCGGTGTACGACGTCTACCGGGGCGTGGTCACCTACGTCCGGGTCATCGACGGTCGGATCGAGGCCCGCGACAAGATCAAGATGATGTCCACCGGCGCGGTGCACGAGCTGCTGGAGATCGGCGTCATCTCCCCGGAGATGGAGAAGGCCGGGGCGCTCGGCGTCGGCGAGGTCGGCTACCTCATCACCGGCGTGAAGGACGTCCGGCAGTCCCGGGTCGGTGACACGGTCACCATCAACGCCCGGCCAGCCGCCGAGCCGCTGGGCGGCTACAAGGACCCGAAGCCGATGGTCTACTCCGGGCTCTACCCGATCGACGGCTCCGACTACCCGGACCTGCGGGAGGCGCTGGACAAGCTCAAGCTCAACGACGCCGCGCTCAGCTACGAGCCGGAGACCTCCGGTGCGCTCGGCTTCGGTTTCCGGTGTGGCTTCCTCGGCCTGCTCCACCTGGAGATCATCCGGGAACGGCTGGAGCGCGAGTTCGGACTGGACCTCATCTCCACCGCGCCGAACGTCGTCTACCGGGCCATCCTGGAGGACGGCAACGAGATCGTCGTCACCAACCCCAGCGAATACCCGACCGGCAAGGTGGCCGAGGTCTTCGAGCCGGTCGTCCGGGCTACGGTGCTGACCCCCAACGACTACGTCGGCGCGGTCATGGAGCTGTGCCAGGGACGCCGGGGTTCGTTGCAGGGGATGGACTACCTCTCCGCCGACCGGGTCGAGCTGCGCTACACGCTGCCGCTGGCCGAGATCATCTTCGACTTCTTCGACCAGCTCAAGAGCCGTACCAAGGGCTACGCGTCATTGGACTACGAGCCCACCGACGAGCAGTCGTCCGACCTGGTCAAGGTGGACATCCTGCTGCATGGCGAGCCGGTGGACGCGTTCAGCGCCATCGTGCACAAGGACAAGGCGTACAACTACGGCGTCACGATCGCCGCCAAGCTTCGTACGTTGATCCCGCGCCAGCAGTTCGAGGTGCCGATCCAGGCAGCCATCGGCAACCGGGTGATCGCCCGGGAGACCATCCGGGCGATTCGCAAGGACGTGCTGGCCAAGTGCTACGGCGGTGACATCACCCGGAAGCGCAAGCTGCTGGAGAAGCAGAAGGAAGGCAAGAAGCGAATGAAGATGGTGGGCCGGGTCGAGGTCCCCCAGGAAGCCTTCATCGCCGCGCTCTCCACCTCCGACTCCGGCGATGGTGGCGGCAAGGGCGGCGGAAAGAAGTGACCCTGGGGGCACACGGGCCTGCGGCTGAAACCCTGCGGGCGTACGGGCCCACCGCGTCGTTCTGCCCCCGCTGTGCGGCACAGCTGTCAGCCACCCCGCCGACCAGTTGTGCCGCCTGCGGCTACCAGTTGTTCATCAACGCCCGCCCCACCGGGGGCGTGATCGTGCTCGACGGCCACCCGGACGACCGGCGGTTCCTGGCGTTGAAGCGGGCGGCGCAGCCGCAGGCGGGGCGCTGGGAACTGCCGGGCGGCTTCTGTGACGGCTGGGAGCACCCGGCCGAGGCAGCTGTCCGGGAAGCCCGGGAGGAGTTGGGCGTCGAGGTCGAGCTGGGTGACCTTGTCGGCATGTACCTCGGGGGTTACGACTTCCAGGGCGAGACGTTGCCCGTCCTCGATGTGTTCTTCCTGGCGAGGATCGCCACGGGGGAGATCACGTTGAACCCCAGCGAATCCTCCGACATGAAGTGGTTCCCACTCGCGGAGCCGCCTCCGTTGGCCTTCTCCACGATGGATCGGGCGGTCCGGGACACGGCCCGCCGATTCGGCCACTGATCGCAGTCCGGTATTTCGCTGTCATCGACCCGGTTTGAGATTTACGAGGGTCGGGAACTTAATCGTCACCAACAGCGAGGCACACCCCCGGAGGAGGACCGTCGTGGAACTCACCGTTCTCGGTATCATCACCGCACTCATCGTCGGACTGATCGTTGGCGCGATTGGTCGCCTGATCGTTCCGGGCCGCCAGAACATGCCGATGTGGCTGCATATGCTCATCGGTGTCGGCGCGGCGCTACTCGGTACCGTACTGGCCCGAGCCATGGGTATCGCCACCCAGACCGCTGGCATCGACTGGGCCGAACTGCTCGTCCAGGTGGTCGTGGCCGCCCTGGCCGTGGCCCTGGTGGCGGGTGTCGGTGGACGGCGCAGCGTGAGTCGTTACTGATTCGACAGTGGCGTAGCGTGAACCGCTACTGATTCGACTGTGGCGTAGCGTGAACCGCTACTGATTCGACTGTGGCGTAGCGTCAACCGCTACTGATTCGACTGCGACTATGGATCGGGACGCCGGATCATTTGATCCGGCGTCCCGACATTGTTGAGGGCCTTTCCGGCAACCCCCGCGGGGGTCGCCGGAAAAGGCCCTCAACCGCATGTCAGCGAAGCCAGGGAATGTTGCGGTCGAGCAGATCGCGTTCCTTGAGTTCCTTACGGAGCGGGATCTCGTTGTCGATGTAGCCGTCCCAGTTGATGCCCCAGTAGTTCGCGGTGTGCGTACCCTCACCGCAGAGCTGACGCTGGACCGGGGTGCGGTTGGCCCACCACTCGCCGTCCTTGTCGATGTGCAGTTCGTCGAGCGGACGGATCCACCGGTAGGTGTAGCC is a window of Micromonospora polyrhachis DNA encoding:
- the lepA gene encoding translation elongation factor 4, which translates into the protein MPPTLDPGANAPGATDPGRIRNFCIIAHIDHGKSTLADRMLQLTGVVDPRQMRAQYLDRMDIERERGITIKSQAVRMPWTVREGAQQGEHAVLNMIDTPGHVDFTYEVSRSLAACEGAVLLVDAAQGIEAQTLANLYLALENDLHVIPVLNKIDLPAAQPDKYAEELAHLIGGDPSDCIRVSGKTGEGVPYLLDEIVRQFKPPVGDAPAPARAMIFDSVYDVYRGVVTYVRVIDGRIEARDKIKMMSTGAVHELLEIGVISPEMEKAGALGVGEVGYLITGVKDVRQSRVGDTVTINARPAAEPLGGYKDPKPMVYSGLYPIDGSDYPDLREALDKLKLNDAALSYEPETSGALGFGFRCGFLGLLHLEIIRERLEREFGLDLISTAPNVVYRAILEDGNEIVVTNPSEYPTGKVAEVFEPVVRATVLTPNDYVGAVMELCQGRRGSLQGMDYLSADRVELRYTLPLAEIIFDFFDQLKSRTKGYASLDYEPTDEQSSDLVKVDILLHGEPVDAFSAIVHKDKAYNYGVTIAAKLRTLIPRQQFEVPIQAAIGNRVIARETIRAIRKDVLAKCYGGDITRKRKLLEKQKEGKKRMKMVGRVEVPQEAFIAALSTSDSGDGGGKGGGKK
- a CDS encoding DUF4240 domain-containing protein; translation: MRTDDFWTLIDQARTGADGDVEAIAARATELLAARDVADIVGYARHQRRVLAASYLVDLWGAAYLINGGCSDDWFDYFRGWLIAQGRSVFARAVAEPDSLAELPVVRQAAVTGEDFASQEMLGVATRAYRKATATELPPDPDAVPYPPEIGEFWDFDDEGSARRQLPRLAALFLDPPAE
- a CDS encoding NUDIX hydrolase; the encoded protein is MTLGAHGPAAETLRAYGPTASFCPRCAAQLSATPPTSCAACGYQLFINARPTGGVIVLDGHPDDRRFLALKRAAQPQAGRWELPGGFCDGWEHPAEAAVREAREELGVEVELGDLVGMYLGGYDFQGETLPVLDVFFLARIATGEITLNPSESSDMKWFPLAEPPPLAFSTMDRAVRDTARRFGH
- a CDS encoding phosphotransferase, whose translation is MSALPLPAVPYDRTAIRPDWADLPPDLRATIEDRLGSPVTGARTAGGGFTRGFAAVLDTAAGEPVFVKAASLIGQPDLCHWYAREAAVTAVLPPRLRVPRPRWTLTTADHFVICLDAVDGGRMPTLPWVPAELDATLTAYATVADALREPPAELVALGLSGLAGVAHTDLSWWREIAAGREPVPAVSAGTLDRLPELVRLEALLPGYAATGTVIHNDLRLDNVLIDRVGDAWFCDWNWVCFGPAWFDVAGLLVTAYASGLDADRFFATHPAAAEAPPHALDATLAAMSGYWLCRAASGPTGASPHVRTHEQWSGEMALAWLARRQGWR
- a CDS encoding GlsB/YeaQ/YmgE family stress response membrane protein, which encodes MELTVLGIITALIVGLIVGAIGRLIVPGRQNMPMWLHMLIGVGAALLGTVLARAMGIATQTAGIDWAELLVQVVVAALAVALVAGVGGRRSVSRY